CCCGACCGCGAAGATGAGCAAGGACGCACCCGCGGACTCGCTGGGATCCATCCGGCTGCTCGACCCGCCCGAGGTGATCGTCCGCAAGGTGTCCCGCGCGGTCACCGACACCTCGCCGGACGTCGGTTACGACCCCGAGAACCGGCCGGGGGTGTCCAACCTGCTGGAGATCCTCGCGGGCTGCACCGGGGAGTCCGACCCGGCCGCGCTGGCCGGGAAGTACGACGGGTACGCCGCGCTCAAACGGGACACCGCCGACGCAGTCGTGGGCGTACTGGAGCCGCTGCAGAACAGGTACGCCGAACTCGCCGCGGATCCCGCACACGTCGACGCGACCCTTCGCCTCGGCGCCGAACGCGCCCGGGAACTCGCCGCACCCACCCTCGCCGCCGCCCGGACGGCGATCGGGCTGTGATCGGAGGGAACGACCGGGCCTCACCCGTCCCCGGAGGGTGTTGATCCTTCCGGGGATGCGGGGAACGATCGGGGCATGGTGCTGAGCAAGCGGGTCGCGAGGTTCAACAAGGTCGCCACCAACCGGGTCCTCGGCAGGGCGGCGCCCCGGCTGCCGGGGCTGGCGATGGTCGTCCACCAGGGCCGCACGTCGGGCCGGCGGTACGAGACGCCGGTGAACGTCTTCGCACGCCCCGACGGCTACGTCATAGCCCTGACCTACGGACCCGACGCGGACTGGGTGCGCAACGTGCTCGCCGCGGGCGGCTGCGAGATCGTCAGCAAGGGCGAGACGATCCGGCTGACCGACCCTCGCGTGGTGCACGACGAGGCTCGTACGGACATGCCGAAGCGGGTCAGGTTCATCCTGGCCCGCTTCGGCGTGACCGACTTCCTGCACCTGCGCCGCGTGGACTGAGCAGCACGGACCGAGCGCTGCGGCCGTCGGCTCACTCGGCGGCGGCCGCGATCTCGCGGGCCCGGTCGCGGGCCGCCTCGATGGCGTCCAGCACCGCGGCCCGGACCCGGTGGCTCTCCAGCTCGCGGATGGCATTGATCGTGGTGCCGCCCGGGGAGGTGACCGCCTCCCGCAACGCCACCGGGTGCTCACCTGTGTCGCGCAGCATCACCGCCGCACCGAGCGCGGCCTGCACGATCAGGTCGTGCGCCACCTGGCGCGGCAGCCCGAGCAGGATGCCGGCGTCGGTCATCGCCTCGACGAGGTAGTAGAAGTACGCCGGGCCCGAACCCGACAGGGCCGTCACCGCGTCCTGCTGCGACTCGGGCAGCCGCAGCGTCTGTCCCAGCGGGCTCAGCATCTCCTCGGTCAGCGCGAGGTGCTCCGCGCTGGCGTGCGAACCGGCCGAGATCGCGCTCATCGCCTGGTCGACCAGGGCCGGGGTGTTGGACATCACCCGTACGACCGGGGTGGCGTCCGGCAGCCGCTTCTCGAAGAACGCGGTCGGCAGCCCGGCGCACAGGGTCACCACCAGCTTCCCGGCCGGGACAGCCGGCGCGAGCTCGACCATCAACGTGCCGGCATCCTGCGGCTTGACCGCGATCACCAGCACGTCCGCGGCGGCGGCCGCCTCGGTGTTGGGCAGGACGCGGACGCCGTAGCGCTCGGCGAGCTGTTCGCCGCGCTCGGCCCGGCGGGCCGTCGCGATCAGCCGGTTCGCCGGCCAGCCGGCCCGGAGCAGGCCGGACAGGATGGCCTCGCCCATCTTCCCGGCGCCGATCACGGCGATCGTGTGCTGGACGGCGTTCATCGCGGCATCATCCTTACGAGCGGGTGCGGTGAGTTGGCTTCTCGTACGCGCGGACAGCCCTACACCTACACCCACCCGGCCCGTCGCCGGCGACCCGGTCAGGTCCCGGGTCCGGCTCAGGTCCGGGTGAGCAGCGAGCGCACGAAGAACGCGGTGTTGGCCGGGCGCTCCGCCATCCGGCGCATGAGGTAGGCGTACCACTCGTCGCCGTACGGCACGTAGACCCGGACGGTGTCGCCCAGGTCGGCCAGCCGCCGCTGCTCCTGCGGCCGGATGCCGTACAGCATCTGGTACTCGTAGCTGCCGCGGGACCGGTCGTGGCGCATCGCGAGAGCGCCGGCGATCTCGATCAGCCGCGGGTCGTGGGTGGCGATCATCGGGTAGCCCTGGCCGGCCATCAGGATCTTCAGGCAGCGGACGTAGGACCGGTCCACGTCGCCGGTCTTCTGGTACGCCACCGAGGCGGGCTCGGCGTAGGCGCCCTTGCACAGCCGCACCCGGGAACCCTCGTGGGCGAGGTCGCGGCAGTCGGCCTCCGTGCGGTGGAGGTACGCCTGCAGGACCGCGCCGGTCTCGGGGAAGTCGCGGCGCAGCTCGTGCAGGATCGACAGCGTGGCCTCGACGGCGGTGTGGTCCTCCATGTCGAGGGTCACCGTGGTGCC
This Actinopolymorpha cephalotaxi DNA region includes the following protein-coding sequences:
- a CDS encoding nitroreductase family deazaflavin-dependent oxidoreductase, producing the protein MVLSKRVARFNKVATNRVLGRAAPRLPGLAMVVHQGRTSGRRYETPVNVFARPDGYVIALTYGPDADWVRNVLAAGGCEIVSKGETIRLTDPRVVHDEARTDMPKRVRFILARFGVTDFLHLRRVD
- the proC gene encoding pyrroline-5-carboxylate reductase; the protein is MNAVQHTIAVIGAGKMGEAILSGLLRAGWPANRLIATARRAERGEQLAERYGVRVLPNTEAAAAADVLVIAVKPQDAGTLMVELAPAVPAGKLVVTLCAGLPTAFFEKRLPDATPVVRVMSNTPALVDQAMSAISAGSHASAEHLALTEEMLSPLGQTLRLPESQQDAVTALSGSGPAYFYYLVEAMTDAGILLGLPRQVAHDLIVQAALGAAVMLRDTGEHPVALREAVTSPGGTTINAIRELESHRVRAAVLDAIEAARDRAREIAAAAE
- a CDS encoding proline dehydrogenase family protein; protein product: MVLRQALLTGARSRRLRKLVSTMPVSSAIVARYVAGETADEAVEAARRLLTDGLQSSIDYLGEDTRDRDQATRATQAYLILLDRLHRAGLTRGAEISVKLSAVGRALGADGEKIALDNARSIADAARNAGTTVTLDMEDHTAVEATLSILHELRRDFPETGAVLQAYLHRTEADCRDLAHEGSRVRLCKGAYAEPASVAYQKTGDVDRSYVRCLKILMAGQGYPMIATHDPRLIEIAGALAMRHDRSRGSYEYQMLYGIRPQEQRRLADLGDTVRVYVPYGDEWYAYLMRRMAERPANTAFFVRSLLTRT